One segment of Ricinus communis isolate WT05 ecotype wild-type chromosome 8, ASM1957865v1, whole genome shotgun sequence DNA contains the following:
- the LOC8267019 gene encoding uncharacterized protein LOC8267019, with product MSSYQLLSHSNQVRDSSSCSSSSNIRHGFSKSQLCLQKILQIIASYPPRHASAQSSSDHFDENRVLGIDLNMELCPWPEADPQESESLSASSVVVDNNNNNKVISSDSAEKSSSEGECDPVIQQIRKESETTNLEIQEAAKHGHEQENENEKQQDFLDCDDGRANRVLSFQENRKSNDCLSLLIQAAEMVSGNLQDINPTSQAVRHGGAISPVARSKRGRSHVLPSRYRDSVFLEPWKRLPRPQKLAAAAAATPPLPMVSAKRGKLNNNKQSKRES from the coding sequence ATGAGTTCATATCAACTCCTCAGCCATTCAAATCAGGTACGcgattcttcttcttgttcttcaTCTAGTAATATTCGCCATGGATTTTCCAAGTCTCAACTGTGTCTTCAGAAGATTCTACAAATCATTGCTTCATACCCACCGCGCCATGCCTCAGCGCAGTCATCTTCAGATCATTTCGATGAAAACAGAGTATTGGGTATTGATTTAAACATGGAATTATGTCCATGGCCAGAAGCTGATCCTCAAGAATCAGAGTCTTTAAGTGCTTCCAGCGTCGTcgttgataataataataataataaagtcaTTAGCAGCGATTCAGCAGAGAAGAGCTCATCAGAGGGAGAATGTGATCCTGTAATTCAACAAATCCGAAAAGAGTCTGAGACAACAAATCTGGAAATCCAAGAAGCGGCCAAACATGGACATGAACAAGAAAACGAAAACGAAAAGCAACAGGATTTTCTTGATTGTGATGATGGAAGAGCCAACAGGGTTTTGTCGTTTCAAGAAAACCGAAAGAGTAATGACTGCTTATCTCTTCTCATTCAAGCAGCAGAAATGGTTTCAGGTAACTTACAAGACATTAATCCTACTAGTCAAGCTGTTAGACACGGCGGCGCCATATCGCCGGTTGCGAGGTCGAAGAGAGGAAGGAGCCACGTGCTGCCATCAAGATACAGAGACTCTGTTTTTCTCGAACCCTGGAAACGGCTGCCGCGGCCACAAAAACTAGCGGCGGCAGCAGCAGCCACACCACCACTACCCATGGTTTCCGCGAAACGaggtaaattaaataataataaacaaagtAAACGTGAAagttaa
- the LOC8267020 gene encoding putative phytosulfokines 6, with amino-acid sequence MKQTLYHNVFLFFFLLLLYSPKISARPMTSKQGHEKVDLNEMASKDSYVQFQGSEMVDLMGSEVCQSEDEECFKRRMVSEAHLDYIYTQNHKP; translated from the exons ATGAAGCAAACCCTTTATCATAATgtatttctcttcttctttcttctccttttgtATTCCCCCAAGATATCAGCACGTCCCATGACGAGCAAACAAG GGCATGAGAAGGTGGACCTCAATGAAATGGCCAGTAAGGACTCATATGTGCAATTTCAAGGCAGTGAAATGGTCGAT TTAATGGGGTCAGAAGTCTGTCAAAGTGAGGATGAAGAATGCTTCAAGAGAAGAATGGTATCAGAGGCTCACTTGGACTACATCTACACCCAGAACCACAAGCCTTGA
- the LOC8267014 gene encoding uncharacterized protein LOC8267014: MGSINLLEPTLRGSVEERRKETEFSEAAQARLLVQTYHHRPQGKKEHPFLQSRKASAAADDTPTPPGRPKFPSFPFPRALPPLPAGLGKLPSPNPNFQKCFQDFNIDQECGQQIMNSFTSLKFNVDAKCCQSIQQVIDDCVSAIFGNFDNPFFGPLLKLFCSSGSP, translated from the exons ATGGGTTCCATAAACTTACTCGAACCCAcattgagggggagtgttgaagaaagaagaaaagaaactgaGTTCTCAGAGGCTGCACAAGCTAGGTTGCTTGTGCAGACCTATCATCACAGACCTCAGGGTAAAAAGGAGCATCCTTTCCTGCAAAGTAGGAAAG CATCAGCTGCTGCTGATGATACACCAACACCACCAGGACGACCAAAGTTCCCCAGCTTTCCATTTCCTCGTGCACTTCCACCACTACCTGCTGGACTTGGCAAGCTTCCATCTCCTAACCCTAATTTTCAGAAATGTTTCCAAGATTTCAACATTGATCAAGAATGTGGCCAACaaattatgaattcttttaCTTCTCTTAAATTCAACGTTGATGCTAAATGTTGCCAGTCCATTCAACAAGTAATTGATGACTGTGTTTCAGCCATCTTTGGCAACTTTGATAACCCATTTTTTGGTCCTCTTTTGAAGCTATTCTGCTCATCAGGATCACCATAA
- the LOC8267015 gene encoding uncharacterized protein LOC8267015 yields the protein MMMMKKVFAVVLLFIVFTASSAADDDAPTPPGAPKFPGFPFRHRQFPWGPGHAFPPLPAGHAKLPSPDPKFQKCFQDFHVDQGCVQQIMTSFTSHKVNLDAKCCQSVQQIVDDCISAIFGHFGNPFFGPLLKKVCSSGSPSPPSA from the coding sequence atgatgatgatgaagaaagTGTTTGCTGTTGTGCTACTTTTCATTGTTTTTACAGCATCATCAGCTGCCGATGATGATGCACCAACACCACCAGGAGCACCAAAGTTTCCCGGCTTTCCATTTCGTCATAGACAATTCCCATGGGGGCCTGGTCATGCATTTCCACCACTACCTGCTGGTCATGCCAAGCTTCCATCTCCTGACCCTAAATTTCAGAAATGTTTCCAGGATTTCCATGTTGATCAAGGATGTGTCCAACAAATCATGACATCTTTTACTTCTCATAAAGTCAATCTTGATGCTAAATGTTGCCAGTCTGTTCAACAAATCGTTGATGATTGTATTTCGGCTATTTTTGGTCACTTTGGCAACCCCTTCTTTGGTCCTCTTCTGAAGAAAGTTTGCTCATCAGGATCGCCATCTCCTCCATCAGCAtga
- the LOC8267016 gene encoding putative receptor-like protein kinase At3g47110, which translates to MNFLLSHNLMYTLLLAILVSFRCKCPLVKSTALSIETDKEALIEIKSRLEPHSLSSWNQSASPCSWTGVFCNKLNHRVLGLNLSSLGVSGSISPYIGNLSFLQSLELQNNQLTGIIPDEICNLSRLRVMNMNSNSLRGSILPNISKLSELRVLDLSMNRITGKITDELSSLTKLQVLNLGRNAFSGTIPPSLANLSSLEDLILGTNTLSGIIPSDLSRLHNLKVLDLTINNLTGIVPSKVYNMSSLVNLALASNQLWGKLPSDVGVTLPNLLDFNLCFNKFTGLLPGSLHNLTNIHIIRVAHNLLEGKVPPGLENLPFLEMYNIGFNNFVGYGDKGLDFITSLTNSSRLKFLAFDGNLLQGVIPESVGNLSKNLSKLYMGGNQIYGGIPASIGHLSSLTLLNLSYNSITGSIPREIGQLEHLQFLGLAGNQFSGSIPDSLGNLRKLNQIDLSRNGLVGAIPTTFGNFQSLLAMDLSNNKLNGSIAKEILNLPSLSKILNLSNNFLSGNLSEDIGLLESVVTIDLSNNHLSGDIPSLIKHCESLEELYMSRNSFSGPVPAVLGEMKGLETLDLSYNHLSGFIPPDLQKLEALQLLNLAFNDLEGAVPCGGVFTNISKVHLEGNTKLSLELSCKNPRSRRTNVVKISIVIAVTATLAFCLSIGYLLFIRRSKSKIECASNNLIKEQHQIVSYHELRQATDNFDEQNLIGSGGFGSVYKGFLADGSAVAVKVLDIKQTGCWKSFVAECEALRNVRHRNLVKLITSCSSIDFKNVEFLALVYEFLGNGSLEDWIKGKRKKENGDGLNLMERLNVVIDAASAMDYLHYDCEVPVVHCDLKPSNVLLKEDMTAKVGDFGLATLLVEKIGVQTSISSTHVLKGSIGYIPPEYGLGVKPSTAGDVYSFGVMLLELFTGKSPTCDSFKGEQNLVGWVQSAFSSNILQVLDPILLLPVDNWYDDDQSIISEIQNDCLITVCEVGLSCTAESPERRISMRDALLKLKAARDNLLNYVPNHKVKCSP; encoded by the exons ATGAATTTTCTTCTCTCCCATAATTTAATGTACACCTTATTGTTAGCTATCCTTGTATCCTTCAGATGCAAATGTCCCTTAGTAAAGTCTACTGCTCTAAGCATTGAGACAGACAAGGAAGCCTTGATCGAAATTAAGTCTAGGCTGGAACCCCATTCCTTATCTTCATGGAACCAGAGCGCTTCTCCTTGCAGCTGGACGGGAGTTTTCTGCAACAAATTAAACCATAGAGTTCTTGGTCTCAATCTTTCCAGCTTGGGTGTTTCTGGGTCAATAAGTCCTTATATTGGCAATCTCTCCTTCCTTCAGTCCCTCGAGCTTCAAAATAATCAACTTACAGGAATAATTCCTGATGAAATCTGTAATCTTTCTCGCTTGAGAGTCATGAACATGAATTCCAATAGCTTGCGAGGTTCAATCTTACCCAATATAAGTAAGTTGTCGGAGCTCAGAGTACTCGATTTGTCAATGAATAGGATTACAGGAAAAATTACTGACGAACTCTCCTCGCTTACTAAGCTCCAAGTTCTGAACTTAGGGCGAAATGCTTTTTCAGGTACAATTCCACCATCTCTAGCAAATCTTTCATCATTGGAAGATTTGATTTTAGGCACTAACACTCTTAGTGGGATTATACCTAGTGACTTAAGCAGACTTCATAATCTGAAGGTGCTTGATCTCACCATAAACAATCTCACTGGCATAGTTCCCTCCAAGGTCTACAACATGTCTTCCTTGGTTAATTTGGCCTTGGCATCTAACCAATTGTGGGGTAAACTTCCTAGTGATGTTGGTGTTACACTTCCGAATCTCTTAGACTTCAATTTATGCTTTAATAAGTTCACTGGCCTCCTTCCTGGTTCTTTGCACaatctcacaaatatacatatcaTTCGTGTGGCGCATAATCTTCTTGAAGGAAAAGTGCCACCAGGTTTGGAAAATCTTCCATTTCTGGAGATGTACAATATTGGtttcaataattttgttgGCTATGGAGATAAGGGTCTCGACTTTATCACTTCTTTAACAAATAGCAGCCGCCTTAAATTCCTTGCCTTTGATGGCAACCTTTTGCAGGGTGTCATTCCGGAATCTGTAGGCAATCTTTCCAAGAATCTTTCAAAGTTGTACATGGGCGGAAATCAAATCTATGGAGGCATACCAGCCTCAATTGGCCATCTCAGTAGCTTGACCTTGTTAAATCTGAGCTACAACTCGATCACTGGTTCAATCCCACGTGAAATTGGCCAACTGGAGCACCTGCAATTTTTGGGTTTGGCAGGAAATCAATTTTCAGGAAGTATTCCTGATTCTCTTGGAAATCTCCGAAAGTTGAACCAAATAGATTTATCAAGAAACGGATTGGTGGGTGCAATACCCACTACTTTTGGTAATTTTCAGAGTCTGCTTGCTATGGACTTGTCCAACAATAAGCTCAATGGAAGCATTGCGAAAGAAATTCTCAATCTCCCAAGTTTGAGCAAAATCTTGAATCTGTCTAACAACTTCCTAAGCGGGAATTTGTCAGAGGACATCGGTCTGCTCGAAAGTGTTGTCACCATAGATCTCTCTAATAATCATTTATCCGGTGATATTCCAAGCTTAATAAAACACTGTGAGAGCTTGGAGGAGTTGTACATGTCCAGAAACTCGTTTTCAGGCCCTGTTCCTGCCGTGTTAGGAGAGATGAAAGGCCTAGAAACTTTAGACCTTTCTTATAACCATCTTTCTGGTTTCATTCCTCCTGATCTCCAAAAACTTGAAGCCCTTCAGTTGTTGAATCTTGCCTTTAATGACCTAGAAGGTGCAGTTCCTTGTGGTGGggtttttactaatatttctAAAGTCCACTTGGAAGGAAACACAAAGCTCTCTTTGGAATTGTCATGTAAAAATCCTCGTAGTCGCAGAACGAACGTAGTCAAAATTTCTATCGTTATTGCTGTTACGGCCACATTAGCATTTTGCCTTTCTATTGGCTATCTGTTGTTTATCAGGAGAAGCAAAAGTAAAATCGAATGTGCATCTAACAACTTGATAAAGGAGCAACATCAGATTGTTTCATACCACGAACTCCGCCAAGCAACTGATAACTTTGATGAACAAAATTTGATTGGAAGTGGAGGCTTTGGGTCCGTGTACAAAGGGTTTCTTGCAGACGGTTCTGCTGTTGCAGTCAAGGTCCTTGACATCAAACAGACTGGCTGTTGGAAGAGTTTTGTTGCAGAGTGTGAAGCCTTAAGAAATGTGAGGCATCGGAATCTAGTTAAGCTGATTACATCTTGCTCAAGCATTGATTTTAAGAATGTAGAATTTCTGGCTCTAGTTTACGAGTTCCTTGGTAATGGGAGCTTGGAAGATTGGATTAAGGGcaagaggaagaaagaaaatggagatGGGTTGAATCTCATGGAGAGATTGAATGTGGTCATTGACGCAGCGAGCGCTATGGATTACTTGCATTATGACTGTGAAGTTCCTGTGGTGCATTGTGATTTGAAGCCTAGCAATGTTCTTCTAAAAGAAGACATGACTGCCAAGGTGGGAGATTTTGGCCTGGCTACATTGCTGGTAGAGAAAATTGGTGTTCAGACTTCAATCAGCTCTACTCATGTCCTAAAAGGTTCCATAGGATACATACCTCCAG AGTATGGTCTAGGGGTGAAACCATCGACTGCTGGAGATGTATACAGCTTTGGGGTGATGCTACTAGAGTTATTCACTGGCAAGAGCCCCACTTGTGATAGTTTCAAGGGCGAACAGAATCTGGTTGGGTGGGTACAATCGGCTTTCTCTTCCAATATACTGCAAGTGCTAGACCCTATTCTGCTATTGCCTGTGGATAATTGGTATGATGATGACCAGTCTATTATATCAGAAATACAAAATGACTGTCTAATCACAGTTTGTGAGGTTGGATTATCATGCACTGCAGAATCTCCAGAGAGGCGCATCAGCATGAGAGATGCTCTTCTCAAGCTCAAAGCAGCTAGAGACAACCTTCTTAACTATGTTCCTAACCACAAAGTCAAGTGTTCACCATGA
- the LOC8267013 gene encoding probable LRR receptor-like serine/threonine-protein kinase At3g47570, with translation MSLILSQLIQTLLLIIILVSFKCKSATLSIETDKEALIAFKSSLESPSSLSSWNQNSSPCNWTRVSCNRYGHRVVGLNLSRLDLFGSISPYIGNLSFLQSLQLQNNRLTGTIPDEIYKLFRLRVMNMSFNSLQGPISSKVSKLSKLRVLDLSMNKITGKIPEELSPLTKLQVLNLGRNVLSGAIPPSIANLSSLEDLILGTNALSGIIPSDLSRLHNLKVLDLTINSLSGSVPSNIYNMSSLVNLALASNQLRGKLPSDVGVTLPNLLVFNFCINKFTGTIPGSLHNLTKIRVIRMAHNLLQGTVPPGLGNLPFLEMYNIGFNNIVSSGDKGLDFITSLTNSTRLKFLAFDGNLLQGVIPESIGNLSQDLSQLYMGGNQIYGGIPSSIGHLSSLTLLNLSYNSITDSIPHEIGQLQHLQFLGLAGNQFSGSIPDFLGNLRKLNQMDLSRNGLVGAIPTTFENFQSLLAMDLSSNKLNGSIPKEILNLPSLSKILNLSNNFLSGNLSEDIGLLESVVTIDLSNNRLSGDIPSLIKNCESLEELYMSRNSFSGPVPAALGEMKGLETLDLSYNHLSGFIPSDLQRLEALQLLNLAFNDIEGVVPCGGVFTNLSRVHLEGNKKLSSQLSCPNTGDRGKNIVKISIIIVVTAALAICLSIGCLFLIRRKKSKIACASNNLIKDQQIVSYHELRQATDNFDEKNLIGGGGFGSVYKGFLVDGSAIAVKVLDMKQTGSWKSFLAECEALRNVRHRNLVKLITSCSSIDFKNEEFLALVYEFLGNGSLEDWIKGNRKKENGDELNLTERLNVIIDVASAMDYLHHDSEVPVVHCDLKPSNVLLKEDMTVKVGDFGLATSLIEKIGALNSISSIHVLKGSIGYIPPEYGLGVKPSTAGDVYSFGVMLLELFTGKCPTCDSFKGEQNLVGWVQSALSSNKLQMLDPDLLLQLGNCYHDNQPIMPEIQDDCLITVLEIGLSCTAESPERRISMRNTLLKLKAARDNLLK, from the exons ATGAGTCTCATTCTCTCCCAGTTAATACAGACCTTATTGTTAATAATTATCCTTGTGTCTTTCAAATGTAAGTCTGCTACTCTAAGCATAGAGACAGATAAGGAAGCCTTGATTGCTTTTAAGTCTAGCCTGGAATCACCCTCTTCTTTATCTTCATGGAACCAGAACTCGTCTCCTTGCAACTGGACACGGGTTTCCTGCAACAGATATGGTCATAGAGTTGTTGGTCTCAATCTTTCCAGGTTAGATCTTTTTGGGTCCATAAGTCCTTATATCGGTAATCTCTCCTTCCTTCAGTCCCTCCAACTTCAAAATAATCGTCTTACAGGAACAATTCCTGATGAAATCTACAAACTTTTTCGCTTGAGAGTTATGAACATGAGTTTCAATAGTTTGCAAGGTCCAATTTCATCCAAAGTAAGCAAGTTATCGAAGCTCAGAGTGCTTGACTTGTCAATGAATAAGATTACAGGAAAAATTCCTGAAGAGCTCAGCCCACTTACCAAGCTCCAAGTTCTGAACTTGGGTAGGAATGTTCTTTCAGGTGCAATTCCACCATCTATAGCAAATCTTTCTTCACTAGAAGATTTGATTTTAGGCACTAATGCTCTTAGTGGGATAATACCTAGTGACTTGAGCAGACTTCATAATCTGAAGGTGCTTGATCTTACCATAAACAGCCTCTCTGGCTCAGTTCCCTCAAACATCTACAACATGTCTTCCCTGGTTAATTTGGCCTTAGCTTCTAATCAGTTGCGGGGTAAACTTCCTAGTGATGTTGGTGTTACACTTCCAAATCTTTTAGTCTTCAATTTTTGCATCAATAAGTTCACTGGTACAATTCCTGGTTCTTTGCACAATCTCACAAAAATAAGAGTCATTCGAATGGCGCATAACCTTCTACAAGGAACAGTGCCACCAGGTTTGGGAAATCTTCCATTCCTGGAGATGTACAATATTGGTTTCAATAATATTGTTAGCTCTGGAGATAAGGGTCTCGACTTCATCACTTCTTTAACAAACAGCACCCGGCTTAAATTCCTTGCCTTTGATGGCAATCTTTTGCAGGGTGTCATTCCAGAATCTATTGGCAATCTTTCGCAGGATCTTTCGCAATTGTACATGGGAGGAAATCAAATCTATGGAGGTATACCATCCTCAATTGGCCATCTCAGTAGCTTGACCTTGTTAAATCTGAGCTACAACTCGATCACTGATTCAATCCCACATGAAATTGGCCAACTGCAGCACTTGCAATTTTTAGGTTTGGCTGGAAATCAATTTTCAGGAAGTATTCCTGATTTTCTTGGCAATCTCCGAAAGTTGAACCAAATGGATTTATCAAGAAACGGATTGGTGGGTGCAATACCCACTACTTTTGAGAATTTTCAGAGTCTGCTTGCTATGGACTTATCCTCCAATAAGCTCAATGGAAGCATACCTAAAGAAATTCTCAATCTCCCAAGTTTGAGCAAAATCTTGAATCTATCTAACAACTTCCTAAGCGGGAATTTGTCAGAGGACATCGGTCTGCTGGAAAGTGTTGTCACTATAGACCTCTCTAACAATCGTTTATCTGGTGATATTCCaagcttaataaaaaactGTGAGAGCTTGGAGGAGTTGTACATGTCCAGAAACTCGTTTTCAGGCCCTGTTCCTGCTGCTTTAGGAGAGATGAAAGGCCTAGAAACTTTGGACCTTTCTTATAACCATCTTTCTGGTTTCATTCCTTCTGATCTCCAAAGACTAGAAGCCCTTCAGTTGTTGAATCTCGCCTTTAATGACATAGAAGGAGTGGTTCCTTGTGGTGGGGTTTTTACAAATCTTTCTAGAGTCCACTTGGAAGGAAACAAAAAGCTCTCTTCACAATTATCATGTCCAAATACTGGTGATCGCGGAAAGAACATAGTCAAAATTTCTATCATTATTGTTGTTACAGCCGCATTAGCAATATGCCTTTCAATTGGTTGTTTGTTCCTTATCaggagaaagaaaagcaaaatcgCTTGTGCATCTAACAACTTGATAAAGGACCAACAAATTGTTTCATATCATGAACTCCGCCAAGCAACTGATAACTTTGACGAGAAAAATTTGATTGGAGGTGGAGGCTTTGGGTCAGTTTACAAAGGGTTTCTTGTAGATGGTTCCGCTATTGCAGTCAAGGTCCTTGACATGAAACAGACTGGATCTTGGAAGAGTTTTCTTGCAGAATGTGAAGCTTTAAGAAATGTGAGGCATCGGAACCTTGTTAAGTTGATTACATCCTGCTCTAGCATTGATTTTAAGAACGAAGAATTTCTGGCTCTAGTGTACGAGTTCCTTGGTAATGGGAGCTTAGAAGATTGGATTAAGGGcaacagaaagaaagaaaatggagatGAATTAAACCTTACAGAGAGATTGAATGTGATCATTGATGTGGCGAGCGCAATGGATTACCTACACCATGACAGTGAAGTTCCTGTGGTGCATTGTGATTTGAAGCCTAGCAATGTTCTTCTAAAAGAAGACATGACTGTCAAGGTGGGAGATTTTGGCCTGGCTACGTCTCTGATAGAGAAAATTGGGGCTCTAAATTCAATCAGCTCAATTCATGTCTTAAAAGGTTCCATAGGATACATACCTCCAG AGTATGGTCTAGGAGTGAAACCATCAACTGCTGGAGATGTGTACAGCTTTGGGGTGATGCTACTAGAGTTATTCACTGGCAAGTGCCCCACTTGTGATAGTTTCAAGGGCGAACAAAATCTTGTTGGGTGGGTGCAATCGGCTCTCTCTTCCAATAAACTCCAAATGCTAGACCCTGATCTGCTGCTACAATTAGGAAATTGTTATCATGATAACCAGCCTATAATGCCAGAAATACAAGATGATTGTCTGATCACAGTTCTGGAGATTGGATTATCTTGCACAGCAGAATCTCCAGAAAGGCGCATCAGCATGAGAAATACTCTTCTCAAGCTCAAAGCAGCCAGAGACAACCTTCTTAAGTAG